The Pseudoalteromonas ruthenica genome has a window encoding:
- a CDS encoding DNA-binding protein codes for MNQLRFGTNFTGICKGIKQVPKTNKKTGEMYNEIYVGIAIPKANGFEGEESIFDIQIGKKAQEVGMPGILAEAQGKTVTVPIFERHRCWKDRVYTNTYLGTQEPKDIVINDKA; via the coding sequence ATGAATCAATTACGTTTCGGAACCAACTTCACAGGTATTTGTAAGGGCATTAAACAAGTGCCTAAGACCAATAAGAAAACAGGCGAAATGTATAACGAAATCTATGTTGGCATCGCTATTCCCAAGGCCAATGGCTTTGAGGGCGAAGAATCAATCTTTGATATTCAGATTGGTAAAAAGGCTCAGGAAGTCGGCATGCCAGGCATCTTGGCCGAAGCCCAGGGTAAAACCGTAACCGTGCCTATCTTTGAGCGTCACCGCTGTTGGAAAGACCGCGTTTATACAAACACCTACCTAGGCACCCAAGAGCCTAAAGATATTGTGATTAACGATAAGGCCTAA
- a CDS encoding zonular occludens toxin domain-containing protein, translating to MAVYVVTGKLGGGKTLMSVSRIREYLLAGRKVATNLDIYPEKMLGKYMKNTKLFRLPDIPDIQSLKALPLGYEGEKIEESRNGLLVLDECGIFLNSRNWKDPERAPVNAFFKLLRKLRWDAILIIQDIENLDSDARRTIAEHVVYCKRTDRMTLPLIGPLVKLAWGDRLPLPKIHVGTVRYGTHANAAKVDTWVCRGTGIFDCYETEQLIAETGDFNDYYGLTTMLPSWYTHGRYTNKWSDFKDAVKNLKVKSWHFFCVGALMAATAVNALVTFEPELPKKGMFTCNEVYKSLYGSCDADPIAPYEYYYPKPEKEKKEDIEETGLPSYGNLFAGKQQQKVKDDTIYIAGWHLTTKGIQMNFADSQGDTYYPMSYKVRKLGDCVAEVEIEGKRQRITCMPDEMANPNLIDNTTSG from the coding sequence ATGGCGGTCTATGTTGTTACGGGCAAACTGGGAGGCGGCAAAACGTTAATGTCTGTCTCCCGCATCCGTGAATATCTGTTAGCGGGTCGCAAGGTTGCTACGAACCTCGATATCTACCCCGAAAAGATGCTTGGCAAATACATGAAGAACACCAAGCTATTTAGATTACCGGACATACCCGACATACAAAGTCTGAAAGCCCTGCCCCTTGGTTATGAAGGTGAGAAGATAGAAGAATCTCGAAACGGCCTACTGGTGCTAGATGAATGCGGGATATTCTTAAATTCGCGTAACTGGAAAGACCCAGAACGCGCACCCGTGAACGCGTTTTTTAAACTCCTTCGAAAACTGCGCTGGGATGCAATCTTAATCATTCAGGACATTGAGAACCTAGACTCTGATGCACGACGAACCATTGCCGAGCATGTAGTTTACTGTAAACGTACTGACCGAATGACCTTACCCCTTATTGGCCCCTTGGTGAAACTGGCTTGGGGTGACAGATTGCCCCTTCCTAAAATCCATGTTGGAACCGTGCGCTATGGCACTCATGCCAATGCGGCCAAGGTCGATACATGGGTGTGTCGTGGCACAGGTATATTCGATTGCTACGAAACCGAGCAATTGATTGCAGAAACAGGTGACTTTAACGACTACTACGGCCTAACGACCATGCTCCCCAGCTGGTACACACATGGCCGTTACACAAACAAATGGAGCGACTTTAAAGATGCAGTTAAAAACCTCAAAGTTAAGAGCTGGCACTTTTTTTGTGTTGGGGCGTTGATGGCGGCGACCGCTGTTAACGCCCTAGTGACGTTTGAACCTGAGTTGCCAAAAAAAGGCATGTTCACTTGCAACGAAGTATACAAAAGCCTTTATGGCTCATGTGACGCAGACCCTATTGCCCCTTACGAGTATTACTACCCTAAGCCAGAGAAAGAAAAAAAGGAGGATATCGAAGAAACGGGCCTACCATCCTATGGCAACCTCTTTGCAGGCAAACAACAACAAAAAGTCAAAGACGACACAATCTATATTGCTGGGTGGCACTTAACCACTAAAGGCATACAAATGAACTTCGCCGATAGCCAAGGCGATACGTACTACCCAATGAGCTACAAAGTTCGAAAACTTGGTGACTGTGTGGCCGAAGTAGAAATTGAAGGTAAAAGGCAACGTATAACGTGCATGCCAGATGAAATGGCTAACCCCAATTTAATCGACAATACAACAAGTGGCTAG
- a CDS encoding phage/plasmid replication protein, II/X family — MIDWLTAVIPVRHRYINNGHIISVDRFGEEEWHTHKRNTCRGSFESAIQICSNDITECHQFAQNLFIDGNPTKFLQGHNVAGTDDVCLLAFLTVNAIFQQFELYDIAYQDGEYTPVRFAHGHAIVVNEFTERSIKNGNFSIKKIDINYMFELENQNDVDAYIDACAEKTRTRHGRALNSKGTVYWGKHSRRWAIKLYSKYNELLRGGKGHTLPQELINSPLLDYCRAKLRFELRLMKTELRKLALAFFDAEEFKASFFNTPVTDDEGNTFNLTPESLFNRYIARIDMNAQVPITGRKSLQLPTKVRGTYELWRTGHNVRDIISRPTFYRHRKELAQFGIDISLPPANADEHKSEVVPLVRILEARPASTSEIQEYLIN; from the coding sequence ATGATTGATTGGCTGACCGCAGTTATTCCAGTTCGCCACCGATATATAAACAACGGTCACATTATTTCGGTTGACCGTTTTGGCGAAGAAGAATGGCACACCCATAAACGCAATACCTGTCGCGGCTCGTTCGAATCTGCAATTCAGATTTGCAGTAATGACATAACCGAATGCCACCAATTTGCGCAAAACCTGTTTATTGATGGGAACCCAACCAAGTTCCTCCAAGGCCACAACGTAGCAGGCACAGACGATGTTTGCCTGCTGGCCTTTCTTACTGTGAACGCCATTTTTCAGCAATTCGAACTGTACGACATTGCATATCAAGATGGTGAATATACGCCTGTTCGCTTTGCTCATGGCCATGCAATTGTAGTTAATGAGTTCACCGAACGCAGCATTAAAAACGGCAATTTTTCTATTAAGAAAATAGATATTAACTACATGTTTGAACTAGAAAATCAAAACGATGTTGACGCTTATATTGATGCCTGCGCAGAGAAAACAAGAACTCGTCATGGCCGTGCTTTAAATAGCAAAGGCACAGTATATTGGGGTAAACACTCTCGCCGATGGGCTATTAAACTTTACAGTAAATATAATGAATTATTACGCGGTGGTAAGGGCCATACACTTCCCCAAGAACTAATCAACAGCCCATTACTTGATTACTGCCGCGCCAAGCTTCGCTTTGAACTCCGACTCATGAAAACGGAACTACGTAAACTTGCCTTGGCGTTTTTCGATGCCGAAGAGTTCAAAGCATCCTTCTTTAACACCCCCGTCACTGATGACGAAGGCAATACATTTAACCTGACACCAGAGTCACTATTTAACCGCTACATAGCGAGAATCGACATGAATGCACAAGTTCCAATTACTGGACGAAAGTCCCTGCAACTACCAACTAAGGTACGTGGTACATACGAGTTATGGCGCACTGGCCACAACGTAAGAGACATTATTTCGCGCCCTACTTTCTATCGACACAGAAAAGAACTCGCTCAATTCGGTATCGATATTAGCTTACCTCCTGCCAACGCAGACGAGCATAAATCCGAGGTTGTGCCTCTGGTGCGCATCCTTGAAGCGCGCCCCGCTTCTACCTCAGAAATCCAAGAATACTTAATCAACTAA
- a CDS encoding major coat protein: MGKQIETMKNENGVYQATDAPTKKRRTAVQILAGLGALASGSAMAAVPEAASNAMTQVQTDGLAMIDLAWPVAASFLGGFILLRLFKRAVRAAT; the protein is encoded by the coding sequence ATGGGCAAACAAATCGAAACCATGAAAAACGAAAACGGGGTGTATCAGGCCACTGACGCACCCACGAAGAAACGCCGCACAGCTGTGCAAATTTTGGCTGGTCTAGGTGCATTAGCTTCGGGTAGTGCTATGGCCGCAGTACCGGAGGCAGCATCTAACGCCATGACTCAGGTGCAAACCGATGGCTTAGCAATGATTGATTTAGCATGGCCTGTCGCTGCATCGTTTCTAGGTGGTTTCATTCTGCTTCGTCTGTTCAAGCGTGCAGTTCGCGCAGCTACCTAA
- a CDS encoding DUF3775 domain-containing protein yields the protein MKHLRKDQLDAIIETHSSSQTQQGETSVIDGKSLTLEEVETSSLLECPTFLAIKSLSPESFSELYAIYQIGRGDECNLFQEIYSSSLAMYNEQAVFHLAEKSNLSTCLSDGYKKINQQ from the coding sequence TTGAAACATTTAAGAAAAGACCAACTGGATGCCATCATAGAAACCCACAGTTCAAGTCAAACCCAACAAGGAGAAACCTCTGTCATTGATGGTAAAAGCTTAACATTAGAAGAAGTTGAGACAAGTTCATTGTTAGAGTGTCCCACGTTCTTGGCTATCAAAAGCCTATCCCCTGAAAGCTTTTCAGAGCTATATGCCATATACCAAATAGGGAGAGGTGACGAATGCAACCTATTTCAAGAAATATATTCATCATCATTAGCAATGTATAATGAACAAGCTGTTTTTCACTTGGCAGAGAAAAGCAACTTAAGCACCTGCCTTTCGGATGGTTATAAAAAGATAAACCAGCAATAA